The following DNA comes from Kluyveromyces lactis strain NRRL Y-1140 chromosome E complete sequence.
AACAATTGACTAACGGCCTCGATTGACTCTTTTGCTCACTTGTTAATTGATCAAGCTTTCACTTTGAAGCATTTCGTACATAGGATCAATTTCTGATTTTTTCAGCTTTCCTTTATTTTACTGCAAAGAGAAGCCTTAGAGGTCTGAAGCCAACTTTGACATTTAGGTCAGATCAACTAAAGATAGACCTAATGCAATATATACAATTGTAAGGAATCAAAAGCATTTAGGTTTAATTTGGTACAGTGTAATGGATGAGCATCGATCAAGGACACCAAGTATAGATAGTAGGAATTATGCTATTCCAGAAGCGGATTACCTCCCGGCAGGCATTGACATAGATAGAAACGGTGTGTCTGAATCAGATGATTCTTCCGATGATGATGCTCAAAGTTCACTATTTCCAACAGAATCCAGTGGTACGTTGTGGATGAACCAAATCCAAGATACGCCTATGTTTGACTCAAGTAAATTTCTATTTGAGTCGGTAAATAATGCAATAAACGATATTGACTTTTCGGAATCCCTTGCAATACAAGCAAAGACATCTGCATTGATTAATTCGAAGAGCCGGGAGTTGAAAGGCCTTATTAAGCAATTACAGGAGAAAGTAGATTACTATAATGAAAGGTTTAAGCGCGGAGCTGTTGTATCAAGCCAATTGAAGGTTAACCTACAGATGCTTTCGAAACGGATTGCAACTTTGGATGACCTCTTCTCCAAACAGTTTCCTATCGAATATAATCAGTCGAAGGAAAAGGTGATGGAACGAACATTAAATGATTgattattgaaaaatatatatacataccTTGTGTTTTTTATTGGAAAAGCCATTATTAAGTTTGTTGTTAAAGAGAGCAGTTATCCTACTCTCCACACTTCGACTCCAACTATGTGAAATTTGGAACCTTCTCTGCTTAAGATATCATTACCGAATGTCATGCTTGGGAACGTTACTCCTCTGAACAAGCCGTCGTCTATCCATAGACCATAATGTCCATCGCCAGCTCCCATGGACAAAAATGTGCTTGTGCAGTAGATAGAGAATTCGTTTTCCCCGGTGTAAGGAAATCCCCTCAATTGCCAATTATGACTATCTTGTTTACAATCATGCTTGTCATGCAATTGTAGGTCAGGAactttttccattttccaTAGAAAACATTCTCCGTTGCCATAATATCTTCGACTATCGGTAGGATGAAATGTTTCATTGGCATATCCACCAAATATTCCTCCCTTACGATCCCGTATCACTATGACATATCCTACCCTTGCATTATTATTTGTATCATACTTCAACTTGTCGTACAACGAATGTAGGGATGCTCCATGTTGTTCTAAACTATAAAGGAGAGTCCATTCTGTATATAACTGAATTCGTGTTGGCATCAGCTGGCGTAACTCTTCGCACATTTCCTTGCTGAGAAGTCTGTTTTTTGTCTTTTCGGAGTATCCAATCAAGTGTACTGGTGGTAGCGCATCGTCTTCT
Coding sequences within:
- the KXD1 gene encoding Kxd1p (similar to uniprot|Q755A2 Ashbya gossypii AFL077C AFL077Cp and weakly similar to YGL079W uniprot|P53158 Saccharomyces cerevisiae YGL079W Hypothetical ORF), encoding MDEHRSRTPSIDSRNYAIPEADYLPAGIDIDRNGVSESDDSSDDDAQSSLFPTESSGTLWMNQIQDTPMFDSSKFLFESVNNAINDIDFSESLAIQAKTSALINSKSRELKGLIKQLQEKVDYYNERFKRGAVVSSQLKVNLQMLSKRIATLDDLFSKQFPIEYNQSKEKVMERTLND
- the OXR1 gene encoding Oxr1p (similar to uniprot|Q08952 Saccharomyces cerevisiae YPL196W OXR1 Protein of unknown function required for normal levels of resistance to oxidative damage null mutants are sensitive to hydrogen peroxide), which codes for MSGFRNRIQSWGKGLGTVLSDSIGDESSEKTSRSIQHNHYEEDDALPPVHLIGYSEKTKNRLLSKEMCEELRQLMPTRIQLYTEWTLLYSLEQHGASLHSLYDKLKYDTNNNARVGYVIVIRDRKGGIFGGYANETFHPTDSRRYYGNGECFLWKMEKVPDLQLHDKHDCKQDSHNWQLRGFPYTGENEFSIYCTSTFLSMGAGDGHYGLWIDDGLFRGVTFPSMTFGNDILSREGSKFHIVGVEVWRVG